The Pelagibacterium halotolerans B2 genome has a segment encoding these proteins:
- a CDS encoding thermonuclease family protein, protein MTTLLMAVPGVTPALSQSCDALEAGPSGRVVSISDGDTFDLEGGLTVRLVGIQAPKLPLGREGFEAWPLGDEAKAAIEELVMGHQVSLYYGGENRDRHGRALAHVMVERDGETVWIQAEMLRRGLARVYSFPDNRSCLDVLYAAEAQGRADRLGIWRDPYYAIRDGADHQVLLDRVGNYELVEGRVLNAERVGSRVYLNFGRVWREDFTAVIESAGLRVFEQAGIDPLMFDNGVIRVRGWIESADGPRIDITHPEQIEVLARP, encoded by the coding sequence GTGACGACACTTCTCATGGCTGTGCCGGGCGTTACGCCTGCCCTTTCCCAAAGCTGCGATGCGCTGGAAGCCGGGCCTTCGGGCCGGGTGGTCTCCATATCGGACGGCGACACTTTCGATCTCGAGGGCGGGTTGACCGTGCGGCTGGTCGGCATTCAGGCGCCCAAGCTGCCGCTGGGACGCGAGGGTTTCGAGGCCTGGCCGCTGGGCGATGAGGCAAAGGCGGCAATCGAAGAGCTGGTGATGGGGCATCAGGTTTCGCTCTATTACGGCGGCGAAAACCGGGACCGGCACGGGCGGGCCCTGGCCCATGTGATGGTGGAGCGCGATGGCGAAACCGTCTGGATACAGGCCGAAATGCTGCGCCGGGGGCTGGCGCGGGTCTATTCGTTCCCCGACAACCGCTCGTGCCTCGATGTCCTTTATGCCGCCGAGGCGCAGGGGCGGGCCGACCGGCTGGGCATCTGGCGCGATCCCTATTACGCGATCCGCGACGGGGCCGATCACCAGGTCCTGCTCGACCGTGTGGGCAATTACGAGCTTGTCGAAGGGCGGGTGCTGAACGCCGAGCGGGTGGGGAGCCGGGTCTATCTCAATTTCGGGCGCGTGTGGCGCGAAGATTTTACCGCCGTCATCGAGAGCGCGGGATTGCGGGTCTTCGAGCAAGCGGGTATCGATCCGCTCATGTTCGACAATGGCGTGATCCGGGTGCGCGGCTGGATCGAAAGCGCCGATGGACCGCGCATCGACATCACGCACCCCGAACAGATCGAGGTTCTGGCAAGACCATGA
- a CDS encoding gamma-glutamylcyclotransferase: protein MSMTSEPSSHWVFGYGSLIWRPGFVFERAERALLRGVHRRLCIYSHLHRGTVERPGLVFGLERGGACVGMAFKIAEGDWDEVRDYLRAREQVTMVYLETHRPAKLASGAVVETLTFVADPKHPQYAGRLSLEEQLALVDGAVGEAGSNIDYVVNTARHLKEMGIADRQVQALAAMIAGRHARAEDQAALG, encoded by the coding sequence ATGTCCATGACTTCCGAACCATCCTCGCACTGGGTTTTCGGCTACGGATCGCTGATCTGGCGGCCCGGTTTCGTGTTCGAGCGCGCCGAGCGGGCGCTGTTGCGCGGCGTGCACCGGCGGCTTTGCATCTATTCGCACCTGCATCGGGGGACCGTGGAGCGGCCGGGCCTCGTGTTCGGGCTCGAGCGCGGCGGGGCGTGCGTGGGGATGGCGTTCAAGATCGCCGAGGGCGATTGGGACGAGGTGCGCGACTATCTGCGGGCGCGCGAACAGGTGACGATGGTGTATCTGGAAACCCATCGTCCGGCCAAGCTGGCCAGTGGGGCGGTGGTTGAAACCCTGACCTTCGTTGCCGATCCCAAACATCCCCAATATGCAGGGCGGCTTTCGCTCGAGGAGCAGTTGGCGCTGGTCGATGGCGCCGTGGGGGAGGCGGGGTCCAATATCGACTATGTGGTCAATACGGCCCGGCACTTGAAGGAAATGGGGATCGCCGACCGGCAGGTGCAAGCGCTGGCGGCGATGATCGCAGGCAGGCATGCGCGCGCCGAGGATCAAGCGGCATTGGGCTGA
- a CDS encoding DUF2339 domain-containing protein, which translates to MADYLLIIILILAFMAFQAHLDIRALKRRVGVLEAGASARADDSAEREAASAAPTAEPAAEPEPASNVAQGPWMAAQARVAAGVGEERETGGGPGTEKRGFNWEHMLGVRLPVWGGAALLLFAAFLFASYAMEQGVFTPAVRVWACGAGAAIFLAAAFFARWRKIANWGRISGALAAVAIGLGYATCYLATAVFAFWPPLWGAAGSGLVGLVAIAIALVFGRLVLVLGLLGGYLAPVLLGELADGWTLLAYLTTVLVASHAVAGWRGWWTSALFSSGLALLWGAVWGFFIHNPRWDSGLDLTLWLLAIAMAPVAAELVARADERIAIMRRDGPVAAAGGSALMLILLGVEALPGAAFWPGFVAWMAFLAIASVLRPRRMDLAGVAMGGFVVALVLWRDPEPGVRLGVLIPALPIVLGAAVIHIAAGRAQRIWASAGVAILMVSVLSSLVDFDGWAGARDVPQIWAILCVGLAVAIVAILVALRGTSTSRQIAPPLAAGASGLASVAIGLVVEPGYYALSAALQVAGLGLVFWRYRVRTLLYLAMVYVAGYLGLIALGHGVATEFAGDITSWPYGRFIPVLALDDAPWQTLIVPGVALVTGATLFALAVRDRLVAVIDFAGLLVLALGVHLAIAPLAGADPVRTVFVFGPLWFPLHLGTAAAALWVASRFGRQGLYWGGSIIAVLAGLALVRLVVVPVTDFWPRMEIAGIAIFNLATVTLVLASGLLVVIGRLIKPTGGEAGRWAGIGFQALGGVTAFVWMLVTIRHGFHPDLLQGETLRVERYGYTGGMLAFAFGLLWLGTARDAQAIRIASLAVALATVGKLFVFDMGGLEGLWRIGSFLGLGLALLGVSWFYARFVFGVGGRHGQEGGAAGEASASPA; encoded by the coding sequence ATGGCTGATTATCTGCTCATCATCATCTTGATCCTGGCGTTCATGGCCTTTCAGGCCCATCTGGACATCAGGGCGCTCAAAAGGCGCGTCGGCGTGCTCGAAGCGGGGGCATCGGCACGGGCCGATGACAGCGCAGAGCGCGAAGCGGCAAGCGCGGCGCCTACGGCGGAGCCGGCCGCCGAGCCCGAACCGGCTTCCAATGTCGCGCAGGGGCCATGGATGGCGGCACAGGCGCGGGTGGCGGCGGGTGTCGGGGAGGAGCGCGAAACGGGGGGCGGGCCCGGGACCGAAAAGCGCGGGTTCAACTGGGAGCATATGCTTGGGGTGCGCCTGCCGGTGTGGGGCGGGGCGGCCTTGTTGCTGTTCGCGGCGTTCCTTTTTGCCAGCTATGCCATGGAGCAGGGCGTCTTTACGCCCGCCGTGAGGGTGTGGGCGTGCGGGGCCGGTGCGGCAATATTTCTGGCGGCGGCGTTTTTCGCGCGCTGGCGCAAAATTGCCAATTGGGGGCGGATTTCAGGCGCGCTGGCTGCCGTGGCCATCGGGCTGGGCTATGCCACATGCTATCTCGCGACGGCGGTTTTCGCCTTCTGGCCGCCGCTCTGGGGTGCCGCCGGGAGCGGGCTGGTGGGGCTCGTGGCGATTGCCATTGCGCTGGTCTTTGGCCGACTCGTTCTGGTGCTGGGGCTGCTCGGCGGATATCTGGCGCCGGTCCTTTTGGGCGAATTGGCCGATGGCTGGACGCTCTTGGCCTATCTGACGACGGTGCTTGTCGCGTCTCACGCGGTGGCGGGGTGGCGCGGCTGGTGGACGAGCGCGCTGTTTTCGAGCGGGCTGGCGCTGCTGTGGGGCGCGGTCTGGGGCTTTTTCATCCACAATCCGAGGTGGGATTCCGGCCTCGACCTGACGCTGTGGCTGCTGGCCATTGCCATGGCGCCGGTGGCGGCCGAACTTGTGGCGCGGGCGGATGAAAGGATCGCCATCATGCGCCGCGATGGTCCGGTGGCCGCGGCGGGCGGTTCGGCGCTGATGCTGATCTTGCTGGGGGTCGAGGCGCTGCCGGGCGCCGCGTTCTGGCCGGGCTTTGTGGCCTGGATGGCGTTTTTGGCCATCGCATCGGTGCTGCGGCCGCGACGGATGGATCTGGCCGGGGTCGCCATGGGGGGATTTGTCGTCGCGCTGGTTCTCTGGCGCGATCCCGAGCCGGGGGTGCGGCTGGGGGTTCTGATCCCGGCGCTGCCGATTGTGCTTGGCGCAGCGGTGATCCATATCGCAGCGGGGCGGGCGCAGCGGATCTGGGCGAGCGCCGGTGTGGCGATCCTCATGGTCAGCGTTCTCTCCTCGCTCGTCGATTTCGACGGCTGGGCGGGAGCGCGCGACGTTCCGCAAATCTGGGCGATCCTTTGCGTGGGGCTGGCGGTGGCGATCGTTGCGATCCTTGTTGCCCTGCGCGGCACAAGCACTTCGCGCCAGATCGCGCCGCCCCTGGCGGCGGGGGCGAGCGGGCTGGCGTCGGTGGCCATCGGTCTTGTCGTCGAGCCGGGTTATTACGCGCTTTCGGCCGCGCTGCAGGTGGCCGGGCTGGGGCTGGTGTTCTGGCGCTACAGGGTGCGCACGCTGCTTTATCTGGCGATGGTCTATGTGGCTGGCTATCTGGGCCTGATTGCGCTGGGCCATGGGGTTGCCACCGAGTTTGCGGGCGATATCACGTCCTGGCCCTATGGCCGGTTCATTCCGGTTCTGGCGCTCGACGATGCGCCCTGGCAGACGCTGATCGTGCCCGGCGTTGCGCTTGTGACCGGGGCAACGCTGTTTGCGCTTGCCGTGCGCGACAGGCTGGTGGCCGTCATCGATTTCGCCGGGCTTTTGGTGCTGGCGCTTGGGGTGCATCTTGCCATTGCCCCGCTGGCGGGGGCCGATCCGGTGCGCACGGTGTTCGTTTTCGGGCCGCTGTGGTTCCCGCTGCATCTGGGGACAGCCGCTGCTGCGCTTTGGGTGGCGTCCCGGTTTGGGCGGCAGGGGCTTTATTGGGGCGGATCGATCATTGCCGTTCTGGCCGGGCTGGCGCTTGTGCGGCTGGTGGTCGTGCCGGTCACCGATTTCTGGCCACGCATGGAGATTGCGGGGATCGCCATTTTCAATCTTGCAACCGTGACGCTGGTCCTCGCCAGCGGGTTGCTGGTGGTGATCGGCAGGCTCATAAAGCCGACGGGCGGGGAAGCGGGGCGTTGGGCCGGGATCGGGTTCCAGGCGCTTGGCGGGGTTACTGCCTTTGTCTGGATGCTGGTGACCATAAGGCACGGGTTTCACCCCGATCTGTTGCAGGGCGAGACGCTGCGGGTCGAGCGTTACGGCTATACGGGCGGCATGCTGGCCTTTGCCTTTGGGCTGTTGTGGCTGGGCACGGCGCGCGACGCGCAGGCCATCCGCATTGCCTCGCTGGCCGTGGCGCTGGCGACGGTGGGCAAGCTGTTCGTCTTCGACATGGGCGGGCTGGAAGGGCTGTGGCGGATCGGCTCGTTTCTGGGGCTCGGACTGGCGCTGCTGGGGGTGAGCTGGTTTTACGCGCGGTTCGTCTTCGGGGTGGGCGGGCGCCATGGCCAGGAAGGCGGCGCCGCGGGGGAGGCGAGTGCGTCACCGGCATGA
- a CDS encoding DUF2125 domain-containing protein, with protein MKRFVIMIVAVVAVSVLWMGGWFYIAGQIRAEIGYLAQADGVTQPRLVCDRLDIGGAPFSFSPRCTDARITSGDVTVELAAITGTALFYTPTHIQLFATGPARIADAFTGATQEVRWSNLHASLRLDDGMIERFSALADDLVYADMLIGETVIGTAAHGEIHLLDATPADSPPGTGAIFDAYVTLEDVTSQTNDIANGRLVVDARLSGLPDPALWGDPQVLGFWQALGGELALRSIEASADGLSLTAQGAASLTDAGLVNGNLEIASQGVADRIATLVGDPSVARIVLGSPGEDGVSHQTLQVSDGTVVVGIIPVASLPPLF; from the coding sequence ATGAAGCGTTTTGTCATAATGATCGTCGCCGTTGTCGCCGTCTCGGTTCTCTGGATGGGTGGCTGGTTCTATATCGCCGGGCAGATCCGGGCCGAAATTGGCTATCTGGCCCAGGCCGATGGCGTCACCCAGCCACGGCTGGTCTGCGACAGGCTCGATATCGGCGGCGCGCCCTTTTCCTTTTCCCCCCGCTGCACCGATGCGCGGATCACCTCGGGCGATGTGACGGTCGAACTGGCCGCCATCACCGGTACGGCGCTGTTTTATACCCCCACTCATATCCAGCTCTTTGCCACCGGCCCCGCCCGCATCGCCGACGCCTTCACCGGCGCCACCCAGGAGGTCCGCTGGTCCAATCTCCATGCCAGCCTGCGGCTCGATGACGGCATGATCGAGCGTTTTTCGGCCCTCGCCGACGATCTGGTCTATGCCGACATGCTGATCGGGGAGACGGTGATCGGCACTGCCGCTCACGGCGAAATCCACCTGCTCGACGCCACCCCCGCCGATTCCCCACCGGGCACCGGCGCCATCTTCGATGCCTACGTGACCCTCGAAGACGTCACAAGCCAGACCAACGACATCGCCAATGGCCGGCTTGTCGTCGATGCGCGGCTGTCCGGCCTGCCCGATCCTGCCCTCTGGGGCGATCCTCAGGTGCTCGGCTTCTGGCAGGCGCTGGGCGGCGAACTTGCGCTGCGCAGCATCGAAGCGAGCGCCGACGGGCTTTCCCTCACCGCCCAGGGCGCCGCCAGCCTCACCGATGCCGGCCTCGTCAACGGCAATCTCGAAATCGCCTCGCAGGGCGTTGCCGACCGTATAGCGACGCTGGTCGGCGACCCCTCTGTGGCCCGGATCGTGCTTGGAAGTCCCGGCGAGGACGGCGTCTCCCATCAGACCTTGCAGGTCAGCGACGGCACCGTGGTGGTCGGCATCATCCCCGTCGCCAGCCTGCCGCCGCTATTCTGA
- a CDS encoding prephenate/arogenate dehydrogenase family protein, with product MIEKLALIGIGLIGSSIARGARRAGLAKTIAISTRRAETLDEARALGLGDIYTTDAAEAVKDADLVILCSPVGSYEAIAKQIAPHLKPGAILSDVGSVKGHVVDVVGPHVPAGVHFVPGHPLAGTEHSGPSAGFADLFENRWCVLTPPEGTDPGAVETLSAFWKGLGSNVEAMSPGHHDMVLAITSHVPHLVAYNIVGTVDDLEQDTKSEVIKFSASGFRDFTRIAASDPVMWRDVFLTNRDAVLEMLGRFLEDLSVLQRAVRVGDGEALETLFTRTRAVRRSIIAAGQETAAPDFGRPHGDAKPAEPGSE from the coding sequence ATGATTGAAAAACTCGCCCTTATCGGTATCGGGCTGATCGGGTCCTCGATCGCGCGCGGCGCGCGGCGGGCCGGGCTGGCCAAGACCATTGCCATTTCGACGCGGCGGGCCGAAACGCTCGATGAAGCGCGGGCGCTGGGGCTGGGGGATATCTATACGACCGACGCCGCCGAGGCGGTCAAGGACGCCGATCTTGTGATCCTGTGCTCGCCGGTGGGGAGTTATGAGGCGATAGCCAAACAGATTGCACCCCATCTCAAACCGGGCGCGATCCTTTCCGATGTGGGTTCGGTCAAGGGTCATGTTGTCGACGTGGTGGGACCGCATGTACCGGCGGGCGTTCATTTCGTGCCGGGCCACCCTTTGGCGGGCACCGAGCATTCGGGGCCATCGGCTGGGTTTGCCGATCTTTTTGAAAACCGCTGGTGCGTTCTGACGCCACCGGAGGGAACCGACCCCGGCGCGGTGGAAACGCTGAGCGCGTTCTGGAAGGGGCTGGGGTCGAACGTCGAGGCGATGAGCCCGGGCCATCACGACATGGTGCTGGCGATCACCAGCCATGTGCCGCACCTTGTTGCCTACAATATCGTTGGGACGGTGGACGATCTCGAACAGGATACTAAATCGGAAGTCATCAAGTTTTCGGCGTCGGGCTTTCGCGATTTCACCCGAATCGCGGCGTCCGATCCGGTGATGTGGCGCGACGTGTTCCTGACCAATCGCGACGCGGTGCTCGAAATGCTCGGGCGATTTCTGGAGGACCTTTCGGTGCTTCAGCGCGCGGTGCGGGTCGGGGATGGGGAGGCGCTGGAAACGCTCTTTACCCGCACGCGGGCGGTGCGCCGCTCGATCATTGCTGCAGGACAGGAAACCGCGGCGCCCGATTTCGGGCGTCCGCATGGGGACGCAAAGCCCGCCGAGCCCGGCTCAGAATAG
- the hisC gene encoding histidinol-phosphate transaminase, protein MSDRPVPQPGILTIAPYVPGRSSAPGKKAGDTIKLSANESPLGASPKAIEAVKAAAEKLEIYPEGSSRELRAALGEVHGIDPERIVVGAGSDEVLHLLAQTYIGDGDEAVMSQYGFMVYPIITRAAGGTPVVAPETDYCADVDAILAAVTNKTKIVFLANPNNPTGTYLTAEELDRLHAGLPANVLLVIDSAYAEYVTAADYGVGISLVERSENVVMVRTFSKMGLAAARVGWLYGPAHLVDAVNRIRGPFNVSVLGQVAAEAATRDVAFTKALRAHNDKWRVWLSEEIGSNRLRVLPSQGNFILVLFADAEAARAANGALLERGLVVREMGGYGIANGLRISIGSEAAMKAVATTLKDFMDGQ, encoded by the coding sequence ATGAGTGACAGACCCGTTCCGCAGCCGGGGATTTTGACCATTGCCCCCTATGTGCCGGGCCGCTCGAGCGCGCCGGGCAAGAAGGCGGGCGACACGATCAAGCTCTCGGCCAATGAATCCCCGCTCGGGGCGAGCCCGAAAGCCATCGAGGCGGTGAAGGCGGCTGCCGAAAAGCTCGAGATCTATCCCGAAGGCTCATCGCGCGAACTCCGCGCGGCGCTGGGGGAGGTGCATGGCATCGATCCTGAGCGGATCGTGGTGGGCGCCGGTTCGGACGAAGTGCTCCATCTTCTGGCCCAGACCTATATCGGGGACGGGGACGAGGCGGTGATGAGCCAATACGGGTTCATGGTCTATCCCATCATCACCCGCGCGGCGGGCGGGACGCCCGTGGTGGCGCCGGAAACCGATTATTGCGCCGATGTGGATGCCATTCTGGCGGCGGTGACGAACAAGACGAAAATCGTCTTTCTGGCCAATCCCAACAACCCGACGGGCACGTACCTTACTGCCGAGGAGCTGGATCGGCTGCATGCCGGGCTGCCGGCGAATGTGCTGCTGGTGATCGATTCCGCCTATGCCGAATATGTGACGGCGGCCGATTACGGGGTGGGGATTTCGCTGGTCGAGCGCAGCGAAAATGTCGTGATGGTCAGAACGTTTTCCAAGATGGGACTGGCGGCGGCGCGGGTGGGCTGGCTTTATGGCCCGGCCCATCTGGTCGATGCGGTCAACAGGATCCGGGGCCCGTTCAACGTATCGGTGCTGGGCCAGGTGGCGGCGGAAGCGGCGACGCGGGACGTTGCGTTCACCAAGGCGCTGCGCGCGCACAATGACAAATGGCGGGTGTGGCTGAGCGAAGAAATCGGCTCGAACCGGCTGCGGGTTCTGCCCAGCCAGGGCAATTTCATCCTCGTTCTGTTTGCCGATGCCGAGGCGGCCAGGGCGGCCAATGGCGCGCTGCTCGAACGCGGGCTGGTGGTGCGGGAAATGGGTGGCTATGGGATTGCCAACGGTTTGCGCATTTCGATCGGCAGCGAAGCGGCGATGAAGGCTGTCGCCACGACACTTAAAGATTTCATGGACGGACAATGA